Part of the Aquabacterium sp. NJ1 genome, GCCATGCCCATGACACGTTGGCAGCGTCTTCCCTGATCCTCAAGCCCCTCAGGACATTCAAATCGTGTTCAATCATGATGCAGCCGGGGCTGATGACGCACAGCCTGCCCTCTTGTCGCCGAGGGTGCCTTGCAGTCGGGAGGCATGCTCCTAACATTGACTCAAATCAATTCACGCACCCCAAGAGGTGAACGGAGACAGACATGAGTCAGCAAGCACTGCACAACGCAAAAGAACTGGTTGCTCGCGAGAAGCTGGATTTCGGCCTGGACGGCGAACTGCCGCGCTGGTGGTACGAGAACAACCCCTACAAGTCGCGCTTGATCGACGCCCTGCAGGCTGCTTTTCCTGACGGTGAACGCTACTTCATCTCCTGCGTGCGCGCCTACCGCGAGCAGACCACGGACCCCAAGCTGCTCGCCGAGATCAAGACCTTCATCCGCCAGGAAGGCCAGCATGGCATCGTGCACTCCAAGTACAACCAGCGCCTGCGTGAGCAGGGCCTGGACGTGGACGCCATCGTCGACTTCATCAACTGGAACAACGAGGCCCACACCAAGCATTTCTCCAAGGAATACAACCTGGCGTTGACGGCCGCCTTCGAACATTTCACGGCCATGCTGGCCGAGATCTTCTTCGTGGAAAAGAAGACCATGGCCAACGCCGACCCCAAGCTGCGCGCCATGATGGCCTGGCATGCGGTTGAAGAGATGGAGCACAAGGCCGTGGCTTACGACGTGATGCAAAAGGTGGCCAAGGTCGGTTACTTCAAGCGCAGCCTGGCCATGGCCCATGTCATCCTGTTCCTGAGCTTCCTGACGCTGCGCTTCACCAACCGCCTGCTCAAGAACGACGGTTTCTCGTTCGGCCAGCGCATGT contains:
- a CDS encoding metal-dependent hydrolase → MSQQALHNAKELVAREKLDFGLDGELPRWWYENNPYKSRLIDALQAAFPDGERYFISCVRAYREQTTDPKLLAEIKTFIRQEGQHGIVHSKYNQRLREQGLDVDAIVDFINWNNEAHTKHFSKEYNLALTAAFEHFTAMLAEIFFVEKKTMANADPKLRAMMAWHAVEEMEHKAVAYDVMQKVAKVGYFKRSLAMAHVILFLSFLTLRFTNRLLKNDGFSFGQRMWMMAKCRWWLFGYKGIISSHLGNLLAYFKPGFHPWQQEAIHNYDAWVEAYERTGDPMQAGAALYQAAH